A region from the Bactrocera neohumeralis isolate Rockhampton unplaced genomic scaffold, APGP_CSIRO_Bneo_wtdbg2-racon-allhic-juicebox.fasta_v2 ctg2629, whole genome shotgun sequence genome encodes:
- the LOC126766842 gene encoding histone H4 codes for MTGRGKGGKGLGKGGAKRHRKVLRDNIQGITKPAIRRLARRGGVKRISGLIYEETRGVLKVFLENVIRDAVTYTEHAKRKTVTAMDVVYALKRQGRTLYGFGG; via the coding sequence atgacTGGTCGCGGCAAAGGTGGAAAAGGCTTGGGTAAAGGTGGTGCTAAGCGTCATCGTAAAGTTTTACGTGATAACATCCAGGGAATCACTAAGCCTGCTATTCGGCGTTTGGCTCGTCGTGGAGGTGTAAAACGTATATCTGGTTTGATATATGAAGAAACTCGTGGAgtcttaaaagtatttttagagAATGTTATCCGTGATGCAGTTACCTATACTGAACACGCTAAAAGGAAGACAGTTACAGCAATGGATGTTGTATATGCTTTGAAGAGACAAGGACGTACCTTGTATGGATTCGGCGGTTAA
- the LOC126766832 gene encoding histone H3-like, whose product MARTKQTARKSTGGKAPRKQLATKAARKSAPATGGVKKPHRYRPGTVALREIRRYQKSTELLIRKLPFQRLVREIAQDFKTDLRFQSSAVMALQEASEAYLVGLFEDTNLCAIHAKVTIMPKDIQLARRIRGERA is encoded by the coding sequence ATGGCTCGTACAAAACAAACAGCCCGTAAATCGACTGGTGGTAAAGCACCACGCAAGCAATTGGCAACCAAAGCAGCTCGTAAAAGTGCTCCGGCAACTGGTGGTGTAAAGAAACCTCATCGTTATCGCCCCGGTACAGTTGCATTACGAGAAATTCGTCGTTACCAAAAAAGTACTGAATTATTAATCCGAAAATTGCCATTCCAACGTTTGGTTCGAGAAATTGCTCAAGATTTCAAAACAGATTTACGTTTCCAAAGTTCTGCTGTTATGGCTCTACAGGAAGCAAGTGAAGCATATTTGGTTGGTCTGTTTGAGGATACAAATTTGTGCGCCATTCATGCAAAGGTCACAATTATGCCAAAAGATATTCAATTGGCCAGACGTATTCGTGGAGAACGTGCTTAA
- the LOC126766833 gene encoding histone H2A produces the protein MSGRGKGGKVKGKAKSRSNRAGLQFPVGRIHRLLRKGNYAERVGAGAPVYLAAVMEYLAAEVLELAGNAARDNKKTRIIPRHLQLAIRNDEELNKLLSGVTIAQGGVLPNIQAVLLPKKTEKKA, from the coding sequence atgtctgGACGTGGTAAAGGTGGTAAAGTGAAGGGCAAGGCAAAGTCGCGTTCAAATCGTGCTGGTCTTCAATTTCCTGTCGGTCGTATACACCGTTTGTTGCGCAAAGGCAATTATGCTGAACGTGTTGGTGCTGGTGCTCCCGTATATTTAGCTGCTGTTATGGAATATTTGGCAGCTGAAGTTCTTGAATTGGCTGGTAATGCTGCCCGTGATAACAAAAAGACAAGAATTATTCCAAGACATTTACAATTGGCCATCCGTAATGATGAAGAATTGAATAAACTATTATCTGGAGTCACTATTGCTCAAGGTGGTGTTTTGCCAAATATTCAAGCTGTACTTTTACCAAAGAAGACTGAGAAAAAAGCATAA